A portion of the Candidatus Paceibacterota bacterium genome contains these proteins:
- the cysE gene encoding serine O-acetyltransferase: MGLNIREDIATAMARDPAARNKFEVFVAYPGLHAIWGHRMAHWLWTHDLKTIARIWSNLTRSATGIEIHPGATIGRRFFIDHGMGVVIGETTIIGNDVMLYHDVTLGARSYRKGKRHPTLGDSVTIGAGARVLGDVSIGSGAVIGANMVITKDVRDRTNMDTSEFFVI, translated from the coding sequence ATGGGTCTAAACATTCGAGAAGATATTGCGACTGCTATGGCGCGCGATCCTGCTGCTCGCAATAAGTTTGAGGTTTTTGTTGCCTATCCGGGTCTGCATGCGATCTGGGGACACCGTATGGCTCACTGGCTCTGGACTCATGACCTCAAAACAATCGCGCGAATCTGGTCAAACCTGACCCGAAGTGCGACGGGAATTGAAATCCATCCTGGCGCAACAATCGGGCGTCGCTTCTTCATAGACCACGGCATGGGCGTTGTCATCGGCGAGACGACGATTATTGGCAATGATGTCATGCTTTATCACGATGTCACCCTGGGAGCGCGCTCCTATAGGAAAGGTAAGCGCCATCCCACACTCGGAGATAGCGTCACTATTGGGGCTGGCGCCCGTGTCCTAGGCGATGTGAGCATTGGTAGCGGGGCTGTGATTGGGGCAAATATGGTCATTACCAAGGATGTGCGGGATCGGACCAACATGGACACCTCGGAGTTTTTTGTTATTTAA
- a CDS encoding cysteine synthase family protein, with protein sequence MKNILDAIGDTPLIQIEGIWVKMEYLNPSGSIKARIAKYIIERAETEGLLKPGDTIIEASSGNTGNAMSMVAAVKGYKMIVVMPDGMSPERTAISRAFGAEVHMMGDFHVNDALAEARRVGQLPGFFAPQQFDNEWNVDENREWLGQEILRQMPVKPDLVIGGIGTGGTIIGVGQALKAANPACKVIALEPAESCTILCGEIAKHLIEGIADGFVPGIIERHRDVIDGFVDVHSEESIVEMRRLANEHGIFVGPSSGAHLIAAKRLQEKYGVENVVTFFCDEGEKYITDYWL encoded by the coding sequence GTGAAAAATATTTTGGATGCTATTGGTGATACACCGCTCATTCAGATTGAGGGCATATGGGTGAAGATGGAATACCTCAATCCTTCTGGCTCTATCAAGGCGCGTATAGCCAAGTACATTATTGAGCGAGCCGAAACCGAAGGTTTGCTTAAGCCAGGGGACACAATCATTGAGGCATCAAGTGGCAATACGGGAAACGCGATGAGCATGGTTGCTGCTGTAAAGGGTTACAAAATGATTGTCGTCATGCCTGATGGAATGAGTCCAGAGAGAACCGCCATCTCGCGTGCCTTCGGCGCGGAAGTTCACATGATGGGAGATTTCCACGTCAACGATGCACTCGCTGAGGCAAGACGCGTAGGTCAGCTCCCTGGTTTTTTTGCTCCACAGCAATTTGATAACGAGTGGAACGTTGACGAGAACCGTGAGTGGTTGGGCCAAGAGATACTCCGCCAGATGCCCGTAAAGCCTGACTTGGTCATTGGAGGCATTGGCACTGGCGGAACTATCATCGGAGTGGGGCAGGCACTCAAAGCAGCAAACCCCGCATGTAAAGTCATTGCGCTGGAACCTGCAGAGTCATGCACGATTCTTTGTGGAGAGATTGCCAAACATCTTATTGAAGGAATTGCAGATGGATTCGTGCCAGGAATCATCGAGCGCCATCGAGATGTGATCGATGGGTTTGTGGACGTTCATTCTGAAGAATCAATCGTTGAGATGCGTCGACTGGCCAACGAGCATGGAATCTTTGTCGGGCCATCCTCAGGTGCTCACCTCATCGCTGCGAAGCGACTTCAAGAGAAGTACGGAGTTGAGAACGTCGTTACTTTCTTCTGTGATGAAGGCGAGAAGTACATCACGGATTACTGGCTCTAG
- a CDS encoding isoprenyl transferase — translation MTKRPKAHRSGVSAPTFSPGMIPAHVAIVMDGNGRWATDRGLPRTAGHEAGEAALFDVIEGAIEIGIKEISAFAFSTENWRRSPEEVKFLMGFNRDVIRRRRDEMNELGVRVRWVGRPKKLWKSVIKELEIAEQLTADNKVLTLNMCVNYGGRAEIVDAAIAIVRDVAGGNIDLDSINEKVFKSYLDEPEMRDVDLFLRFSGEMRTSNFLPWQSVYAEMIFMDTLWPDVDRRALWRAVEEYGRRNRRFGSA, via the coding sequence ATGACAAAGAGACCAAAGGCTCACAGATCAGGTGTGAGTGCGCCTACATTTTCGCCAGGAATGATTCCCGCGCATGTTGCTATTGTGATGGACGGGAATGGGAGGTGGGCAACTGATCGTGGCCTTCCGCGCACTGCAGGGCATGAGGCAGGTGAAGCCGCACTCTTTGATGTGATTGAAGGTGCGATAGAAATTGGAATAAAAGAAATAAGTGCCTTTGCATTCTCAACGGAGAATTGGCGACGATCTCCAGAGGAAGTGAAATTTCTGATGGGGTTCAACAGAGATGTCATCCGTCGACGACGAGATGAGATGAACGAACTCGGAGTCCGGGTTCGTTGGGTAGGGCGACCGAAGAAGCTCTGGAAGAGTGTCATTAAGGAACTAGAAATAGCAGAACAACTCACGGCTGACAATAAAGTCCTTACGCTAAATATGTGCGTGAACTATGGCGGTCGTGCCGAAATTGTGGATGCAGCGATTGCGATCGTTCGTGACGTTGCGGGCGGAAATATAGACCTCGATTCAATTAATGAGAAAGTTTTTAAGAGTTATTTGGATGAACCAGAAATGCGCGATGTCGATCTCTTCCTCCGTTTTTCCGGTGAAATGCGGACTAGCAATTTTCTCCCGTGGCAGTCCGTCTATGCCGAGATGATTTTCATGGACACTCTCTGGCCCGATGTGGATAGGCGAGCACTCTGGAGGGCGGTCGAGGAGTATGGCCGCCGAAATCGACGTTTTGGAAGCGCCTAG
- a CDS encoding ZIP family metal transporter, whose protein sequence is MNLSIALAAVTALATALGGSLALRSRDRLHLTLGLAAGLLLGLVAFDLMPEVFAINTDTFGNVPVVSIAFVAGFLALHFTEQLFGSHEPLESEYGHEHQHSANVAGTLGAFAMGGHVFLDGIALGFAFHIGNPLGFAVFVAILAHAFSDGLNTVSFLIKGGRWSRKATYLLSVDAIMRIAGAALGSYITISLPFLGIYLALFAGFVIYLATSHILPEAHSRHPSRLTMLATVLGVLIMWAVVGLVGRV, encoded by the coding sequence ATGAATCTTTCGATTGCTCTGGCAGCTGTGACTGCCCTTGCAACTGCCCTCGGTGGCTCCCTTGCACTTCGATCGCGGGATCGCCTTCATCTCACGCTGGGCTTAGCTGCCGGCCTCCTCCTTGGCCTTGTTGCCTTCGACCTAATGCCCGAGGTTTTTGCCATCAATACCGACACTTTTGGCAATGTTCCAGTGGTCTCCATTGCCTTTGTAGCGGGATTCTTAGCACTCCACTTTACTGAGCAACTCTTTGGCTCTCACGAACCACTTGAGTCTGAGTACGGCCATGAGCACCAGCACAGCGCCAATGTCGCCGGAACCTTAGGCGCATTTGCGATGGGCGGTCATGTCTTCCTGGACGGCATCGCCCTTGGCTTCGCCTTTCACATTGGAAATCCGTTGGGTTTCGCAGTCTTTGTGGCGATCCTGGCACATGCATTTAGCGACGGATTAAATACCGTCTCATTTCTCATCAAAGGTGGTCGCTGGAGTCGAAAAGCAACCTATCTGCTGAGCGTGGATGCGATCATGCGAATAGCCGGTGCCGCCCTCGGTAGTTACATCACGATCAGCCTTCCCTTTCTCGGTATCTACCTGGCACTTTTCGCAGGGTTCGTGATCTATCTGGCGACATCCCACATCCTGCCCGAGGCTCACTCTCGACATCCCTCTCGATTGACCATGCTGGCCACAGTGTTGGGAGTCCTCATTATGTGGGCGGTTGTTGGGCTTGTAGGCCGAGTATGA
- a CDS encoding glutamine synthetase family protein: MSSDAQVTKQEEFVLRTLEERNTRFVRLWFTDVLGFLKSVAIAPAEIENAFEEGIGFDGSAIEGFARVSESDMLAKPDPSTFAILPWRTEVPGAARMFCDIVMPDGSPSLADPRHVLRRTLNKAASMGYTCYTHPEIEFFLFKELPEPGKRPVPIDSGGYFDQTPAVIGHDFRRQAITMLESMGISVEFSHHEGAPGQQEIDLRYADALSTADNIMTFRHVVKEVALDHGFHASFMPKPFTDHPGSGMHTHVSLFEGENNAFYDPQDEYNLSKVGRSFIAGLLKHASEITAITNQWVNSYKRLHGGGEAPALANWGRSSRGALVRVPMYKPKKENSTRIEFRSPDSACNPYLAYAVMLSAGLKGVAEGYELSESDNSPALPSDLNEAIIAMERSELVRETLGEHVFEYVLRNKRAEWDDYRHQVSAYELDRYLPIL; this comes from the coding sequence ATGAGTAGTGATGCCCAAGTCACCAAGCAAGAGGAATTTGTTCTTCGTACCCTTGAAGAACGTAATACCCGTTTCGTCCGTCTCTGGTTTACCGACGTGCTGGGATTTCTAAAATCTGTGGCCATCGCTCCAGCCGAAATTGAGAACGCATTTGAAGAGGGGATTGGATTCGACGGCTCTGCAATCGAAGGCTTTGCACGGGTAAGCGAGTCCGACATGCTCGCAAAGCCGGATCCGAGCACTTTTGCAATTCTTCCGTGGCGAACTGAAGTGCCCGGTGCCGCCCGAATGTTCTGTGACATTGTGATGCCGGATGGTTCTCCATCTCTTGCCGATCCGCGCCACGTCCTTCGTCGGACTCTCAACAAAGCAGCGTCGATGGGGTACACGTGTTACACCCACCCAGAAATTGAATTCTTCTTGTTCAAAGAACTCCCCGAACCTGGCAAGCGTCCAGTTCCAATTGATTCGGGGGGATATTTCGATCAGACCCCGGCAGTTATTGGCCATGATTTTCGACGGCAAGCGATCACGATGCTGGAGTCGATGGGAATCAGCGTCGAATTCAGCCATCATGAAGGGGCACCTGGCCAACAGGAAATTGATTTGCGCTATGCAGATGCCTTGAGCACCGCAGACAACATCATGACATTTCGTCACGTTGTTAAGGAAGTTGCGTTGGATCACGGATTCCATGCGTCTTTTATGCCAAAACCATTTACTGACCACCCAGGCTCTGGAATGCATACTCACGTTTCACTTTTCGAGGGAGAGAACAACGCATTTTATGATCCGCAGGACGAATACAATTTGTCCAAAGTCGGCCGATCATTTATAGCCGGCCTTCTCAAGCATGCATCTGAAATAACCGCGATCACTAATCAGTGGGTTAACTCTTATAAACGTCTGCATGGAGGTGGAGAAGCCCCGGCGCTCGCAAACTGGGGACGTAGTAGTCGAGGTGCTCTAGTCCGAGTTCCCATGTACAAACCCAAGAAAGAAAACTCGACAAGAATTGAATTTCGTTCCCCTGACTCTGCCTGTAATCCATATTTGGCCTACGCCGTCATGCTCTCGGCGGGGTTGAAAGGAGTTGCTGAAGGCTACGAGCTCTCTGAGTCTGATAATTCTCCGGCCCTTCCCAGCGATCTAAATGAGGCGATTATTGCCATGGAGCGGAGTGAATTAGTCCGTGAAACTCTGGGCGAGCATGTATTTGAATATGTGCTGCGAAATAAGCGGGCGGAGTGGGATGACTACCGACACCAGGTAAGCGCATACGAGTTAGACAGGTACCTTCCGATACTTTAA
- a CDS encoding ABC transporter permease subunit: protein MMAMPLFLKTLKDQRRGFIGWCIGAMAIISIQLSVFPTVRSSAAGLNTFIENYPEALQKIFRMEDYTSGTGYLSAELFSFMLPLVFIAVGAAWGANAIAQEEERRTADVLLTLPISRTGVLFTKILSAITAQTTLVFIIFLNLFIGIRFVDISIAPAKILAASFSCSLLGIIFNAVATLFGSIFGKKSIALGGAIALAFASFLFYSLAPLVHTFDRVLGLNPFQWALGKNALLTGLDFVYTTRSILVTLAIYAASIFVFRRRDISF from the coding sequence ATGATGGCAATGCCACTCTTTCTTAAGACGTTGAAGGATCAGCGCCGTGGATTCATCGGGTGGTGCATCGGTGCAATGGCAATTATTAGTATCCAGCTGTCCGTCTTTCCAACTGTCAGATCTTCAGCAGCAGGGCTAAACACCTTTATTGAGAATTATCCCGAAGCTCTTCAGAAGATATTCCGAATGGAAGATTACACATCCGGCACGGGTTATCTTTCGGCAGAACTATTTAGTTTCATGCTTCCTCTGGTGTTTATCGCTGTAGGTGCGGCTTGGGGCGCGAATGCCATCGCACAAGAGGAGGAGCGTCGCACTGCAGATGTTCTTCTCACTCTTCCAATATCGCGCACAGGAGTGCTATTCACGAAAATTCTCTCTGCGATTACCGCACAGACCACACTTGTATTCATTATCTTCCTCAATCTTTTCATTGGGATTCGTTTTGTTGACATCTCCATCGCCCCCGCAAAGATTCTGGCGGCTTCTTTCTCGTGTTCGTTACTTGGCATAATCTTTAATGCTGTTGCGACTCTCTTCGGTTCGATCTTCGGAAAAAAATCCATCGCTCTCGGAGGTGCGATCGCCCTAGCATTTGCTAGTTTTCTCTTTTACTCGCTGGCACCACTCGTGCACACTTTTGACAGAGTTCTGGGCTTGAATCCGTTTCAGTGGGCACTGGGCAAAAATGCACTACTTACTGGGCTCGATTTTGTTTATACAACCCGCTCGATTCTTGTCACGCTCGCTATATATGCTGCAAGCATCTTTGTTTTTCGCAGACGCGATATCTCTTTTTAG
- the cysK gene encoding cysteine synthase A produces MKVYKNITEVVGNTPLVRLNRITDGAAADVYAKLEFYNPTASVKDRIGISMVDAAEQKGALKPGGTIVEATSGNTGIALAMVGAARGYKVILTMPDSMSKERRMLLRAFGAELVLTPAAEGMRGAIAKAEELGVGEDAVIMRQFDNDANPEIHRKTTAEEIWRDTDGTVAAVVAGVGTGGTITGIGQVLKERNPDIKIFAVEPAASPLLTGGSASGHPIQGIGANFIPNNLDRSIYDEVFDVSAEDAFAYARRAGAEEGILAGISSGAALWAAAQVAKRPEFAGKIIVVILPSFGERYLSTPLYQDLAE; encoded by the coding sequence ATGAAGGTTTACAAGAACATCACTGAGGTCGTCGGTAACACACCTCTTGTCCGTCTCAACCGTATTACAGATGGCGCGGCGGCAGACGTCTACGCCAAACTTGAGTTCTATAACCCGACTGCTTCGGTCAAGGATCGTATTGGAATTTCGATGGTTGATGCGGCTGAGCAAAAAGGCGCACTAAAGCCTGGTGGAACGATTGTGGAAGCGACATCCGGAAATACTGGAATCGCACTTGCTATGGTCGGCGCCGCTCGCGGTTACAAAGTCATTTTGACTATGCCCGATTCAATGTCAAAGGAGCGACGCATGCTCCTGCGCGCTTTTGGGGCCGAACTCGTATTGACTCCTGCTGCCGAAGGCATGCGTGGTGCGATTGCGAAGGCTGAAGAATTGGGAGTTGGAGAAGATGCTGTCATCATGCGTCAATTCGACAACGACGCAAACCCAGAAATTCACCGTAAGACAACGGCTGAGGAAATTTGGCGTGATACCGATGGCACCGTGGCGGCGGTTGTTGCGGGAGTTGGCACTGGTGGAACGATTACGGGTATCGGCCAAGTTCTCAAAGAGAGAAATCCTGACATCAAAATTTTTGCGGTAGAGCCAGCGGCTTCGCCACTGCTTACCGGTGGAAGCGCGAGCGGCCACCCTATTCAAGGAATCGGTGCGAACTTCATCCCCAACAATCTGGACCGATCTATCTACGACGAAGTCTTCGATGTTTCTGCCGAAGACGCATTTGCCTATGCGCGCCGCGCAGGTGCCGAAGAGGGGATTCTCGCTGGAATATCTTCAGGTGCAGCACTGTGGGCGGCAGCGCAAGTTGCCAAACGTCCTGAGTTTGCCGGCAAGATCATTGTCGTCATTTTGCCCTCATTCGGCGAGCGATACCTTTCAACCCCTCTCTACCAAGATCTGGCAGAGTAA
- a CDS encoding GNAT family N-acetyltransferase, protein MDVSIRKAVMSDVPEILALIHQLAEYEKAPEQVVATEEDIKRSFFGENPQVFCHVATHNEQVVGIAIWFLNYSTWLGKHGIYLEDLFVIPEARGQGHGIALLKTLVKICVENDYERFQWWVLDWNAPSIKFYESIGAVAMDEWTIFRITGEPLSRLAGESIR, encoded by the coding sequence ATAGACGTGAGTATTAGAAAAGCGGTCATGAGCGATGTACCAGAGATCCTGGCACTTATCCATCAATTGGCAGAGTATGAAAAAGCACCTGAACAGGTAGTTGCCACCGAGGAAGACATCAAAAGATCCTTCTTTGGTGAAAATCCGCAAGTCTTCTGCCATGTTGCCACCCACAACGAGCAAGTTGTGGGAATTGCTATCTGGTTCCTAAATTATTCAACCTGGCTTGGTAAGCATGGTATCTACTTGGAGGACCTATTCGTCATTCCGGAGGCACGCGGACAGGGCCATGGGATTGCTCTACTTAAAACGTTAGTAAAAATCTGTGTTGAAAATGATTATGAACGTTTTCAATGGTGGGTGTTGGATTGGAATGCGCCTTCCATTAAATTCTATGAATCAATAGGGGCAGTGGCTATGGACGAATGGACCATTTTCAGAATCACAGGTGAACCATTAAGTAGACTTGCGGGTGAATCGATTCGATAA
- the recO gene encoding DNA repair protein RecO, which yields MSLYRDQAVVLRTQKLGEADRIITMLTREHGRIRGVAKGVRRTKSKFGARLEPGSHVDIQLFVGKTFDTVTQVEAIENYGDFVSRDYQRWTIASAILETAERFTSQEHEPALQEYLLVVGGLKALTDNGHDPSLVLDAFLLRSLAIGGYAPSMTICSRCEKPGPHRYFSLVGGGSVCADCRPSACATPAVETLELMSALLAGNWEMADSSEGRNRREASGLIAAYLQWHLERGLRSLPMVERA from the coding sequence ATGAGTCTGTACCGAGATCAAGCGGTCGTGCTCCGCACCCAGAAATTAGGGGAAGCTGATCGGATCATCACGATGCTCACCCGTGAACACGGAAGAATTCGGGGCGTGGCAAAGGGCGTGCGCCGCACCAAGTCAAAATTTGGTGCACGCCTTGAGCCTGGTAGCCATGTCGATATCCAACTTTTTGTAGGAAAGACCTTCGACACCGTAACTCAAGTAGAGGCGATTGAAAATTATGGAGACTTTGTTTCGCGAGATTACCAACGCTGGACAATCGCATCTGCGATATTGGAGACGGCAGAAAGGTTCACTTCGCAGGAGCACGAGCCTGCGCTTCAAGAGTATCTACTCGTAGTTGGGGGATTGAAGGCGCTTACTGATAATGGCCATGACCCCTCTCTTGTCCTCGACGCTTTTCTCCTTCGATCATTGGCGATCGGAGGATATGCACCTTCAATGACCATTTGCTCGCGTTGCGAAAAACCTGGACCACACCGCTATTTCTCGCTGGTAGGAGGCGGTAGCGTTTGTGCGGATTGCCGTCCTTCTGCGTGTGCCACTCCCGCAGTTGAGACTTTAGAATTGATGTCAGCCCTGTTAGCAGGAAATTGGGAAATGGCTGATTCGAGCGAAGGAAGAAACCGAAGGGAGGCAAGCGGATTGATAGCTGCTTATCTCCAATGGCACCTAGAGCGGGGACTGCGCAGTTTGCCAATGGTCGAACGCGCATGA
- the leuA gene encoding 2-isopropylmalate synthase yields the protein MNFPQQNPSSMAYMRYSSFVPIDLPDRTWPTKQMTKAPQWCSVDLRDGNQALIDPMDTARKLAMFKLLVSMGYKEIEVGFPSASQTDFDFVRKIIEEDLIPDDVVIQVLTQAREQLIERTYESLKGAKRAIVHLYNSTSTLQRRVVFGQDKEGIKRIATDAAEFCLSMMDTVPGTEISFEYSPESYTGTELEYALEVCDAVNDIWRPTPSWKTILNLPATVEMATPNVYADSIEWMHRNLAYRDSVVLSLHPHNDRGTGVAAAELGYLAGADRIEGTLFGNGERTGNVCLVTLGINLFSHGIDPMIDFSNIDEIRRTVEYSNQLRVPERHPYGGDLVFTAFSGSHQDAIKKGLDHLEKDAADAGVPMNDFTWEVPYLPIDPKDIGRSYEAVIRVNSQSGKGGVAYIMKNEHHLDLPRRLQIEFSKVVQAKTDNEGGEILPTQMWQIFEDEYLPTDSAPWGRFRLKGLSQTSVLDEDVQLSVSILDRGEMHEIKGQGNGPIAAFCAILQEYGVDVRVLDYYEHALSAGGDASAAAYLECAIDGNVFWGVGIDPNTTTASLKAVVSAINRAIR from the coding sequence ATGAATTTCCCTCAGCAAAACCCAAGTTCGATGGCGTATATGCGGTATTCCTCATTTGTCCCGATTGACCTTCCGGATCGCACTTGGCCAACCAAGCAAATGACCAAGGCGCCGCAGTGGTGTTCTGTTGATTTGCGAGACGGTAACCAGGCGTTGATTGACCCTATGGACACTGCTCGCAAATTGGCCATGTTCAAATTGCTCGTCTCCATGGGTTACAAAGAAATTGAAGTGGGCTTTCCGAGCGCGAGCCAGACCGACTTTGACTTTGTGCGAAAGATTATTGAAGAAGACCTCATCCCTGACGACGTGGTTATCCAAGTGCTTACTCAGGCCCGCGAACAACTCATCGAGCGGACGTATGAGTCATTGAAGGGTGCTAAGAGAGCAATTGTCCATCTGTATAACTCAACGTCGACTCTGCAGCGCCGCGTCGTCTTCGGACAGGACAAAGAGGGAATTAAAAGGATCGCGACCGACGCTGCCGAATTTTGCCTTTCGATGATGGACACAGTTCCTGGTACTGAGATTTCCTTTGAGTACTCTCCAGAGTCGTACACAGGTACCGAACTTGAATATGCGCTGGAAGTCTGCGATGCGGTCAATGACATCTGGCGCCCAACTCCCAGTTGGAAGACGATTTTGAACTTGCCGGCAACTGTTGAAATGGCAACTCCAAATGTCTATGCGGACTCAATCGAGTGGATGCACCGAAATCTTGCCTATCGCGACAGTGTTGTACTGAGTTTGCACCCACATAACGATCGCGGAACTGGTGTTGCCGCTGCCGAGTTGGGTTATTTAGCGGGCGCCGACCGTATTGAGGGTACGTTATTCGGTAACGGCGAACGCACGGGCAACGTCTGTCTTGTGACTCTTGGGATCAATCTATTTAGCCACGGTATTGATCCAATGATCGACTTTTCAAACATAGATGAGATTCGCAGGACAGTCGAGTATTCAAATCAGTTGCGAGTTCCTGAACGCCATCCTTATGGCGGCGATCTAGTTTTTACTGCATTTTCTGGGTCGCACCAAGACGCAATCAAGAAGGGTTTGGATCATCTTGAGAAAGATGCCGCTGACGCTGGCGTGCCTATGAATGATTTCACTTGGGAGGTTCCATATTTGCCTATCGATCCCAAGGACATCGGCCGATCCTACGAGGCGGTTATTCGCGTGAATAGCCAGTCGGGCAAGGGTGGCGTTGCCTACATCATGAAGAATGAGCACCATCTTGATCTGCCACGTCGACTGCAGATTGAATTTAGCAAAGTAGTACAGGCCAAGACGGATAATGAAGGTGGCGAAATTCTACCAACACAGATGTGGCAAATCTTTGAAGACGAGTACTTGCCAACGGACTCGGCGCCGTGGGGTCGGTTCAGGCTCAAGGGTCTTTCTCAAACCTCTGTGCTCGATGAAGACGTGCAACTGAGTGTTTCAATTCTTGATCGTGGCGAGATGCACGAAATCAAGGGTCAAGGAAACGGACCAATCGCAGCGTTCTGTGCGATCTTGCAGGAGTATGGCGTGGACGTACGCGTTTTGGATTACTACGAGCACGCGCTTTCTGCCGGCGGAGATGCTAGCGCTGCCGCATATCTGGAGTGCGCAATCGATGGCAATGTCTTCTGGGGTGTAGGCATCGACCCAAATACGACCACGGCATCTTTGAAGGCAGTGGTGTCCGCTATTAATCGTGCCATCCGATAG
- a CDS encoding ABC transporter ATP-binding protein yields the protein MPVSAISLKGLTKYYGRDLGVMDVTFEVFPGEVMGFLGPNGAGKTTTMRALVGLLKLSSGQAHIRGEEVSIYSHQMRKEIGYLPGSPTLYENLSGWDHLDFLAKMRGQDCTQEIRSMAQRFDLDLDRKIRELSKGNQQKVGVIQAFMHKPSVLILDEPTAGLDPIVQREFGTLVDETQSRGAAILLSSHVLSEVEHLADRVVIINSGKQLLVDEISNLKRRTLRTIDLFFSSPIAANVFSEVHGIKDVQASGNRVTCTVIGAEAELLRVAVENGLDSVQTHESNLDEIFFSIVEGGENDGNATLS from the coding sequence ATGCCAGTATCGGCAATTTCTCTCAAGGGTTTAACCAAGTATTACGGTCGTGATCTTGGTGTCATGGACGTTACCTTTGAGGTATTTCCTGGTGAAGTTATGGGCTTCTTGGGACCCAATGGGGCAGGAAAAACGACAACGATGCGGGCGCTTGTCGGGCTCTTGAAGTTGTCATCCGGGCAAGCTCATATACGGGGTGAGGAAGTCAGCATCTACTCACACCAGATGCGAAAAGAGATTGGCTACCTTCCTGGTTCGCCGACTCTGTATGAGAATTTATCGGGTTGGGATCATTTGGATTTTCTGGCAAAAATGCGAGGACAAGATTGCACGCAAGAGATTAGGTCAATGGCGCAAAGGTTTGATCTTGACCTTGATCGGAAGATAAGGGAACTTTCGAAGGGGAATCAACAGAAGGTGGGCGTAATTCAAGCTTTCATGCACAAGCCATCGGTCTTGATTCTGGATGAGCCGACTGCTGGCCTTGACCCGATTGTGCAGAGGGAGTTCGGCACTCTCGTTGACGAAACTCAGTCTCGAGGCGCGGCCATCCTTCTGTCCTCGCACGTTTTGAGCGAAGTAGAACATCTGGCAGATCGTGTTGTGATTATCAATTCTGGTAAGCAGCTGCTGGTGGATGAGATTTCGAATTTGAAGAGACGGACCCTCAGAACAATAGATCTTTTCTTCAGTTCTCCGATTGCTGCCAATGTCTTTAGCGAAGTGCACGGGATTAAAGATGTACAGGCATCTGGCAATCGAGTCACATGCACGGTTATCGGCGCGGAGGCAGAACTCTTAAGAGTCGCTGTGGAGAACGGGTTGGATAGCGTTCAAACTCACGAATCCAACCTAGACGAAATCTTCTTCTCAATTGTCGAAGGAGGTGAAAATGATGGCAATGCCACTCTTTCTTAA
- a CDS encoding transcriptional repressor, protein MSKSSGRVLTTLKRAGGFASAQEVHQLMTREGERIGLTTIYRALQHLLDEKTVDLLHREGGEAIYRLCGEEHHHHLVCKNCGRTVEIADSSIEKWATKVADEHGFRDVAHTAELFGICSTC, encoded by the coding sequence ATGAGCAAATCATCAGGCCGAGTACTCACCACCTTGAAACGTGCAGGTGGTTTTGCAAGCGCTCAGGAGGTCCATCAACTGATGACCCGAGAAGGTGAACGGATCGGCCTGACCACAATTTATAGAGCACTGCAGCATTTGCTCGATGAGAAGACTGTGGATCTCCTTCACAGAGAAGGCGGTGAAGCGATCTATCGACTCTGCGGTGAAGAGCACCATCACCACTTGGTCTGTAAGAATTGTGGTCGCACTGTAGAAATAGCCGATAGCTCAATCGAAAAATGGGCAACAAAAGTTGCAGACGAACATGGGTTTCGCGACGTGGCTCATACCGCTGAACTTTTTGGAATCTGTTCAACGTGTTAA